From the genome of Desulfonatronum thiosulfatophilum:
GTGGTGCCGAAAAACAGCCAAAGCGTAAAAAGGGCAAAAAAGTGTTCGAACTTCCGAATCCACTTCCTGAAATTGAATGCCGCGGCAGCCATGAACAGGTTGATCGCGTCGCCGAGAACCCCTTTCAGGTAGTTTCGGGACAAGCGATGATCCTGTTTCAGGTGACCAATTATCGGCTCTATTCCTGCTCTACGGCGAAAACGCTCACGGGCGATCCGCCGTTGATAGGGGCTATCGCTTTTCTTCGGACGCCCTGGCCGCAGGATTTT
Proteins encoded in this window:
- a CDS encoding transposase, which codes for KILRPGRPKKSDSPYQRRIARERFRRRAGIEPIIGHLKQDHRLSRNYLKGVLGDAINLFMAAAAFNFRKWIRKFEHFFALFTLWLFFGTTTRQPSMMIL